One window from the genome of Candidatus Didemnitutus sp. encodes:
- a CDS encoding ADP-ribosylglycohydrolase family protein has product MKLALRLLCLAVCATTTFAAATRSLSRAELRDKIRGAWAGQMIGVVYGAPTEFHALGRTFDDPIKPEPITNAIVQDDLYVEMTFSKVLDTVGLDATSDDYGAAFAQSRYKLWHANAAARRNLQRGLPAALSGDPRYNAHCDDIDFQIESDFIGILCPGLPAEANRLGERVGRVMNHGDGLYGGLFIAGMYSAAFFESDPRRVVEAGLASIPANSGYGRIIRDLLDWHAAYPGDWRKIWQLLADKWDHDDICPEGAHRPFNIDAKLNGAYVALGLLAGNGDWQRTMEIATRCGQDSDCNPSSACGVLGAMIGFERIPAEHRTAVLSIAERKFDYTDYSFRDIVASSERLALAVIQRAGGRVDDQEVIIPRQTVTPPPLESSGYGRPVQLINSDEAAWTWRGAWESKPGQFWSDKYMAREANGAGAEAELKFRGTGVVLIGSLIHDGGRADVFIDGVKCDLVADAYVDDTRTHDNDLWRLPGLSDGEHTLRIVTRSDADPHSSGRRFGIIRAVIYRAP; this is encoded by the coding sequence GACGACTTTCGCCGCCGCCACTCGTTCCCTCTCGCGCGCCGAGCTGCGCGACAAGATTCGCGGCGCGTGGGCCGGGCAGATGATCGGCGTCGTCTACGGCGCCCCCACGGAGTTTCACGCCCTCGGCCGCACGTTCGACGATCCCATCAAACCCGAGCCCATCACCAACGCCATCGTGCAGGACGACCTCTACGTCGAGATGACGTTCTCCAAGGTCCTCGACACCGTCGGCCTCGACGCGACGAGCGACGACTACGGCGCGGCATTCGCGCAATCCCGCTACAAACTCTGGCACGCCAACGCCGCAGCGCGACGCAACCTCCAACGCGGCCTGCCCGCCGCGCTCAGCGGCGACCCGCGCTACAACGCGCACTGCGACGACATCGATTTCCAGATCGAGTCGGACTTCATCGGCATCCTCTGTCCCGGCCTGCCCGCCGAGGCCAACCGCCTCGGTGAGCGCGTCGGCCGGGTGATGAACCACGGCGACGGCCTCTATGGCGGCCTGTTCATCGCCGGCATGTATTCCGCCGCGTTCTTCGAGAGTGATCCACGACGCGTGGTCGAGGCCGGCCTCGCGAGCATCCCGGCAAACAGCGGCTACGGTCGCATCATCCGCGACCTGCTCGACTGGCACGCCGCGTATCCCGGCGACTGGCGGAAAATCTGGCAGTTGCTCGCCGACAAATGGGACCATGACGACATCTGTCCGGAGGGCGCGCATCGCCCCTTCAACATCGACGCCAAACTCAACGGCGCCTACGTCGCGCTCGGCCTGCTCGCTGGCAACGGTGACTGGCAGCGCACGATGGAAATCGCCACGCGTTGCGGCCAGGACTCCGACTGCAATCCCTCCAGCGCCTGTGGCGTGCTCGGCGCGATGATCGGCTTCGAGCGCATCCCCGCCGAACACCGCACCGCCGTGCTCTCCATCGCCGAACGCAAGTTCGACTACACCGACTACTCCTTCCGCGACATCGTCGCATCGTCCGAACGTCTCGCCCTCGCAGTCATCCAGCGCGCCGGCGGGCGGGTGGACGACCAAGAGGTCATCATCCCGCGACAGACGGTCACGCCCCCGCCGCTCGAGTCATCGGGCTACGGCCGGCCGGTGCAGCTCATCAACAGCGATGAAGCGGCGTGGACTTGGCGCGGCGCGTGGGAATCGAAACCCGGCCAGTTCTGGTCCGACAAATACATGGCCCGCGAAGCGAACGGCGCCGGCGCGGAGGCCGAGTTGAAATTCCGCGGCACTGGCGTCGTGCTCATCGGCAGCCTCATCCACGACGGCGGCCGGGCCGATGTCTTCATCGACGGCGTGAAATGCGATCTCGTGGCCGACGCCTACGTGGACGACACGCGCACGCACGACAACGACCTCTGGCGCCTGCCGGGACTGAGCGACGGCGAGCACACGTTGCGGATCGTCACGCGGAGCGACGCCGACCCGCACTCCTCCGGCCGGCGCTTCGGCATCATTCGCGCCGTGATCTATCGCGCGCCCTGA